One segment of Cololabis saira isolate AMF1-May2022 chromosome 9, fColSai1.1, whole genome shotgun sequence DNA contains the following:
- the med22 gene encoding mediator of RNA polymerase II transcription subunit 22 — protein MASQRVLSQSKESLLQNYNKRLKDDIKSIMDNFTEIIKTAKIEEETQVSRAAQAEQDHYEMHVRAANIVRAGESLMKLVSDLKQFLILNDFPSVNDAISLQNQQLRSLQEDCDKKLMSLRDEIAVDLYELEEEYYSSSYCQWDSTDLPLCEAYRWRDSWASPDSSGSTTPGDREELDGPPSQEANTQHLNGHGTASMEKP, from the exons ATGGCCTCCCAGAGAGTCCTCTCTCAGAGCAAAGAGTCTCTGCTGCAGAACTACAACAAGAGGCTGAAGGACGACATCAAGTCCATCATGGACAACTTCACTGAAATCATCAAGACGGCCAAG ATAGAGGAGGAAACGCAGGTATCCCGAGCAGCCCAAGCAGAGCAGGACCATTACGAGATGCACGTCAGAGCAGCCAACATT GTTCGGGCTGGTGAATCCCTCATGAAACTGGTGTCGGATCTGAAGCAGTTCCTGATTCTGAACGACTTCCCCTCTGTCAACGACGCCATTAGTCTTCAGAACCAGCAGCTACGCTCGCTACAGGAAGACTGTGACAAAAAGCTCATGTCGCTCCGGGATGAGATCGCCGTTGACCTGTATGAGCTAGAGGAAGAATATTACTCGTCCAG CTACTGTCAGTGGGACAGCACTGACTTGCCTCTGTGTGAGGCCTACCGCTGGCGGGACAGTTGGGCTTCCCCAGACAGCAGTGGCAGTACGACTCCGGGTGACCGAGAGGAACTTGATGGACCGCCTTCACAGGAAGCAAACACGCAGCACCTCAACGGACATGGGACTGCCTCCATGGAGAAACCGTGA
- the c9h9orf78 gene encoding splicing factor C9orf78 homolog, whose amino-acid sequence MPSGKNLRRRRDSSDEEEEDETTHEVRSKVLEAKELQSLRKRQTGVSVTALLVGEKLPPDAEIDNDPYKLKTGGVVDMKKVKDRNRDMTEEETDLNLGTSFSAETNRRDEDADMMKYIETELKKKKGLVEAEEQRVKVKNAEDHLYELPENIRVNSAKKTEEMLSNQMLSGIPEVDLGIDAKIKNIIQTEDAKAKLLAEQRNKKKDHGTSFVPTNIAVNYVQHNRFYHEDVNAPQRHHRHREEPKPRPLRVGDTEKPGPEAPSPPNYRKRPNNEKATDDYHYEKFKKMNRRY is encoded by the exons ATGCCGAGTGGAAAAAACTTAAGGAGGAGAAGAGACTCGtcagatgaggaagaggaagatgaaACAACCCACGAAGTTAG ATCAAAAGTATTGGAGGCCAAAGAGCTGCAGAGTTTGAGGAAGCGTCAGACCGGAGTCAG TGTGACTGCCTTAttggttggagagaagctgccgCCAGATGCTGAAATAGAC AATGACCCATACAAACTGAAGACTGGGGGAGTTGTAGACATGAAGAAGGTGAAAGACAGGAATAGAGACAT GACAGAAGAGGAAACAGACCTCAACCTGGGGACATCATTTTCAGCTGAGACTAACAGAAGAGACGAGGATGCAGACAT GATGAAATACATTGAGACcgagttaaaaaagaagaagggcTTGGTGGAGGCAGAGGAGCAGAGGGTGAAGGTGAAGAATGCAGAGGATCATCTTTATGAACTGCCCGAAAACATCCGAGTAAACTCTGCCAAGAAGACAGAGGAGATGTTGTCCAATCAAATGCTGAGTGGGATTCCTGAAGTTGATCTTGGAATTGA TGCAAAGATAAAAAACATCATCCAGACGGAGGACGCAAAAGCCAAGCTTCTGGCAGAACAAAGGAACAAGAAAAAAGACCACGGCACATCATTTGTTCCCACAAACATTGCTGTTAATTACGTCCAACATAACCGCT TCTATCATGAGGACGTGAACGCACCACAGAGGCACCACCGGCATAGAGAAGAGCCCAAACCAAGACCACTACGCGTGGGTGACACAGAGAAACCAGGTCCAGAGG CTCCATCACCACCCAACTACCGGAAACGTCCAAACAACGAGAAGGCCACAGATGACTACCACTATGAGAAGTTCAAGAAGATGAACCGAAGATATTAA
- the nfu1 gene encoding NFU1 iron-sulfur cluster scaffold homolog, mitochondrial, producing the protein MATYRQVSRLLGISARLSRPIAGSGCQSSGFHWLPQTTRVSNRWPQNPLWIVPGRTMFVQTQDTPNPNSLKFLPGRTVLEVGTMDFAGPRDAFCSPLVRQLFRIDGVKSVFLGPDFITVTKSGENVEWKVIKPDVFATIMDFFTSGLPIVNEDSRPSADTAPSDDDDEVVAMIKELLDTRIRPTVQEDGGDVLYRGFEDGIVKLKLQGSCTSCPSSIVTLKSGIQNMLQFYVPEVESVEQVKDDEEEAAQG; encoded by the exons ATGGCGACGTACAGGCAGGTCAGCAGGTTGTTGGGAATCTCAGCAAGGCTTTCCCGGCC GATTGCTGGCAGTGGGTGTCagagcagtggattccactggCTCCCACAAACCACCAGGGTCTCAAACAGATGGCCACAAAACCCCCTCTGGATTGTTCCTG GAAGAACTATGTTTGTGCAGACACAGGACACACCAAATCCAAACAGTCTGAAGTTTCTGCCTGGTCGGACTGTTCTTGAAGTGGGAACCATGGATTTTGCTGGCCCTCGTGACGCATTCTGCTCACCTTTAGTCAG acaGCTGTTTAGAATTGATGGAGTGAAGAGTGTTTTCCTGGGCCCCGATTTTATCACCGTCACAAAG TCTGGTGAAAATGTGGAATGGAAAGTGATAAAACCTGATGTATTTGCAACCATTATGGATTTCTTTACCTCTGGTCTTCCTATTGTCAATGAGGACAGTAGACCAAGTGCAGATACAG CTCCTTCAGATGATGACGATGAAGTGGTTGCTATGATCAAAGAGTTGCTGGACACTAGGATAAG GCCAACAGTACAGGAGGATGGAGGTGATGTTCTGTATCGGGGATTTGAGGATGGCATTGTTAAACTGAAGCTGCAGGGCTCCTGCACCAGTTGCCCTAGTTCCATTGTTACTCTGAAGAGTGGTATCCAAAATATGCTGCAGTTTTACGTACCTGAAGTTGAATCAGTGGAGcag gTGAAAGATGACGAAGAGGAGGCGGCTCAAGGCTGA